Proteins co-encoded in one Halococcoides cellulosivorans genomic window:
- a CDS encoding DMT family transporter → MLFGYLFAGVAALLFGVYLVAIKEYFTDYPFPIFLATINSIALLTYLPFAVLTLDGPALPGGADPRTVGTIVAVAVLTGVAVLFFFHALVRGEASYVAPISKIVPVFVLPIEVIALGEILSGLQIAGVLVATVAIYVANYRPGELFEPIRRAATSRAAQLALASALTFGFVDVGKRFIVDADHLGVPPQTYIPIMFAITTLMVLPFAVRREMPTGFRDDLPLFLAAGLLVAVGNHLVLLAFQVIPASVGSPIVNAQAVVAVLIGGFVLHEKYLRVRLVAALLAVLGIAMITLG, encoded by the coding sequence GTGCTCTTCGGGTATCTGTTCGCCGGCGTCGCTGCGTTGCTCTTCGGCGTCTACCTCGTCGCGATCAAGGAGTATTTCACCGACTATCCGTTCCCGATCTTTCTCGCGACGATCAACTCGATCGCCCTGTTGACCTACCTGCCGTTCGCGGTGCTCACGCTCGACGGGCCCGCACTCCCCGGTGGTGCGGACCCCCGGACGGTGGGGACGATCGTCGCCGTCGCCGTGCTCACCGGCGTCGCCGTCCTCTTCTTTTTCCACGCGCTCGTGCGTGGCGAGGCCTCCTACGTCGCGCCGATCAGCAAGATCGTCCCCGTGTTCGTCCTCCCGATCGAGGTGATCGCGCTCGGTGAGATCCTCTCGGGACTCCAGATCGCGGGCGTCCTCGTCGCCACGGTCGCGATCTACGTCGCGAACTACCGCCCGGGCGAACTGTTCGAGCCGATCCGCCGTGCGGCGACCTCGCGGGCGGCCCAGTTGGCGCTCGCGAGCGCGCTCACCTTCGGGTTCGTCGACGTGGGCAAGCGCTTCATCGTCGATGCCGACCACCTGGGCGTCCCCCCACAGACGTACATTCCGATCATGTTCGCGATCACGACGCTGATGGTGCTGCCCTTCGCCGTCCGGCGGGAGATGCCCACGGGCTTTCGGGACGACCTCCCACTCTTTCTCGCGGCGGGGCTCCTCGTCGCCGTCGGGAATCACCTGGTCTTGCTCGCCTTCCAGGTGATCCCCGCGAGTGTGGGGTCACCGATCGTCAACGCCCAGGCCGTCGTCGCCGTCCTGATCGGCGGCTTCGTGCTCCACGAGAAGTACCTCCGCGTGCGACTCGTCGCCGCGCTGCTCGCGGTGCTCGGCATCGCGATGATCACGCTCGGATAG
- a CDS encoding adenylate kinase family protein yields MRVALTGTPGTGKTTASELLDSDLSIVHLNQLVTEEGLALGHDESRDSAIADLDAITDRLDGRDDVLIESHLAHHLPVDRVVVLRCQPEALIDRLTDRGESAASARENAESEALDVVLGEAVAAHGESAVIEIDTTDRSPAEVAAAIDRAIDGDGPAPGSVSFIEYLT; encoded by the coding sequence ATGCGCGTCGCACTCACTGGCACCCCCGGGACGGGCAAGACCACCGCGAGCGAGTTGCTCGACAGCGACCTCTCGATCGTCCACCTCAACCAGCTCGTCACCGAGGAGGGACTCGCACTGGGCCACGACGAATCGCGAGACAGCGCGATCGCAGACCTCGACGCGATCACCGATCGGCTCGACGGCCGCGACGACGTGCTGATCGAGTCGCATCTCGCCCATCACCTCCCGGTCGATCGAGTCGTCGTGTTGCGCTGTCAGCCCGAGGCCCTGATCGATCGGCTCACGGATCGCGGCGAGTCGGCCGCATCGGCCCGCGAGAACGCCGAGAGCGAGGCGCTCGACGTCGTCCTCGGCGAGGCCGTCGCGGCCCACGGAGAAAGCGCCGTGATCGAAATCGACACGACCGACCGCTCGCCCGCCGAGGTGGCCGCCGCGATCGATCGCGCGATCGACGGCGACGGGCCCGCGCCAGGGTCGGTCTCGTTTATCGAGTATCTCACATGA
- a CDS encoding DUF5787 family protein, which yields MREAAFELAVCAHVEERDRVLARQIGTGVDTRRIADVIVLDPGPDFETRASITDRAIPPVVIEAFAASDPRPAAAVDAHPEHAQRAIEHALDAGALVAERDGRRTTYRLARPYPDDWVDSIVAIENKPDLDRPGDLRAQVRHDVSLGVVDRVVLVTASHVTGAHEHRVPDPVGIWQFDPASGERRVVREALSLDPDDWGLEVLDRDPGAWTIETVDQSAKRRRRIAIAERAYGAGWRPSRSDWPACARCSAVSVGTATLPDCAWADRIVDPRAECGPDCPGFEAAADPDVAPSTPDPDRERDNSSAWVRDPPGPYRQVGLDQFSRKSR from the coding sequence GTGCGCGAAGCGGCGTTCGAACTCGCGGTGTGTGCCCACGTCGAGGAGCGCGACCGGGTCCTCGCTCGCCAGATCGGGACGGGTGTCGACACGCGCCGGATCGCGGACGTGATCGTTCTCGACCCGGGGCCCGATTTCGAGACTCGGGCGTCGATCACCGATCGGGCGATTCCGCCGGTCGTGATCGAGGCGTTCGCGGCGAGCGACCCGCGCCCGGCCGCCGCGGTCGATGCCCACCCCGAGCACGCCCAGCGCGCGATCGAGCACGCTCTCGACGCGGGCGCGCTCGTCGCTGAGCGCGACGGGCGGCGGACGACCTACCGACTTGCCCGGCCGTATCCCGACGACTGGGTCGATTCGATCGTCGCGATCGAGAACAAACCCGACCTCGATCGACCCGGCGACCTCCGCGCCCAGGTGCGCCACGACGTGAGCCTCGGGGTCGTCGACCGCGTCGTGCTCGTGACCGCCTCCCACGTCACCGGGGCGCACGAACACCGCGTGCCCGATCCGGTGGGCATCTGGCAGTTCGACCCCGCGAGCGGCGAGCGCCGTGTCGTCCGCGAGGCGCTTTCACTCGATCCGGACGACTGGGGCCTCGAAGTGCTCGATCGCGATCCGGGCGCGTGGACGATCGAGACGGTCGATCAGAGCGCGAAACGCCGCCGGCGGATCGCGATCGCCGAGCGCGCCTACGGCGCGGGCTGGCGACCCTCGCGATCGGACTGGCCGGCCTGTGCGCGGTGTTCGGCCGTCTCGGTCGGCACGGCGACGCTGCCCGACTGTGCGTGGGCCGACCGGATCGTCGACCCGCGCGCGGAGTGTGGCCCGGACTGTCCGGGCTTCGAGGCCGCCGCGGACCCCGACGTGGCCCCATCGACCCCGGACCCCGACCGCGAGCGCGACAACTCGTCGGCGTGGGTTCGGGATCCGCCGGGGCCGTATCGGCAGGTCGGCCTGGATCAGTTCTCGCGCAAGTCGCGATAG
- a CDS encoding zinc ribbon domain-containing protein, producing the protein MDDDRGCPKCGHEETDVGEIATTGTGLSKLFDIQTNSFNVVSCTNCGYSELYRDRTSGSSDIVDVFLG; encoded by the coding sequence ATGGACGACGATCGGGGCTGTCCGAAGTGCGGTCACGAAGAGACCGACGTGGGCGAGATCGCGACCACTGGCACCGGCCTCTCGAAGCTGTTCGACATCCAGACGAACAGCTTCAACGTGGTCTCGTGTACGAACTGCGGGTATTCGGAGCTGTACCGGGACCGGACCAGCGGGTCGAGCGACATCGTCGACGTCTTCCTCGGGTGA
- a CDS encoding CDP-alcohol phosphatidyltransferase family protein, producing the protein MTLDRFRSVADRVIDPFVSGADRIGLTPNAISWLALVLAVGAALSFALAGERTLLYAPAAVVVLASGACDVLDGALARHQGSSSRAGDFLDHVLDRYADLAIVAGLAVGIGRLDLGFAAITGVVFTSYLGTQAQAVGLNRAYGGALGRADRLALAAVVGLIAATDVSLAGHSPIAWLLVIFALAGHATAIQRFIVAYRDLREN; encoded by the coding sequence ATGACACTCGATCGCTTCCGCTCGGTGGCCGACCGCGTGATCGACCCGTTCGTGAGCGGTGCCGATCGCATCGGCCTCACGCCGAACGCGATCAGTTGGCTCGCGCTCGTGCTCGCGGTCGGCGCGGCGCTATCCTTCGCGCTCGCTGGCGAGCGCACGCTCCTGTACGCGCCCGCCGCTGTGGTCGTGCTCGCGAGCGGTGCGTGTGACGTTCTCGACGGCGCGCTCGCGCGCCACCAGGGGTCGAGTTCGCGCGCGGGTGACTTCCTCGATCACGTCCTCGACCGGTACGCCGACCTGGCGATCGTCGCGGGCCTCGCGGTCGGGATCGGCCGGCTCGACCTGGGCTTCGCGGCGATCACGGGCGTCGTGTTCACCTCGTATCTCGGGACACAGGCCCAGGCCGTCGGCCTGAATCGCGCCTACGGCGGGGCGCTCGGGCGGGCCGACCGCCTGGCGCTCGCGGCGGTCGTCGGCCTGATCGCCGCGACGGACGTCTCGCTGGCGGGCCACTCCCCGATCGCGTGGCTGCTCGTGATCTTCGCGCTCGCGGGCCACGCCACCGCCATCCAGCGGTTTATCGTCGCCTATCGCGACTTGCGCGAGAACTGA
- a CDS encoding DUF4129 domain-containing protein, producing MLSDLRRLAADWPADQLFVIALCVVALLFAAVAAPHPNPSDAREPTGPGENATQTAPSPEETGETADPSEGTDGGETRPVEDGDPGGELLAPTCSIVVPARVVPGDRMAVVVRSPRGPVAGAEVFVNDRSIGVTDDSGTVATRVPYERRLTVAADLPSDAACQPPETVTVERAGIGVVAAQTATTATPENGTDRIERTVTVRGTLVVSVTGDLYPGSVVTVRAAIGSRPVPNATVTLDGDRTGRTDSSGRARVRLPESGETVQITVERGDFAGTREIDIAHLRASLSADRLLATPGDPATIRVTAGDDPVPDATVELRGADVARSDADGTAAVTLPGDPFATYRVSGADQTTRVAVWPTYLLTAILGVIPVVAGIGVLALVGLAVAWGRSGAPDAISTVETPPPTPDLAPVEHPDLTRERLRERYRAFARRIAPREWATTPPGAIARRAIEAGEPADAVATLTAVFREIEYGDRPLDADRADRAAEALDRLEEP from the coding sequence ATGCTGAGTGACCTGCGTCGTCTCGCGGCCGACTGGCCGGCCGATCAGTTGTTCGTCATCGCGCTCTGTGTCGTCGCACTCCTGTTCGCGGCGGTCGCCGCGCCACACCCGAACCCGAGCGACGCTCGCGAGCCGACCGGTCCCGGCGAGAACGCCACTCAGACCGCACCGTCGCCCGAGGAGACTGGCGAGACCGCCGATCCGAGCGAGGGCACCGACGGGGGCGAAACCCGTCCGGTCGAGGACGGCGATCCGGGCGGCGAACTGCTGGCGCCGACGTGTTCGATCGTCGTGCCCGCGCGGGTCGTGCCCGGCGATCGAATGGCCGTCGTCGTGCGGTCGCCGCGCGGCCCGGTCGCGGGCGCGGAGGTCTTCGTCAACGATCGGTCGATCGGCGTCACCGACGACAGCGGGACGGTCGCGACGCGCGTCCCCTACGAGCGCCGCCTGACCGTCGCCGCCGATCTGCCGAGCGACGCCGCCTGCCAGCCCCCCGAGACGGTGACCGTCGAGCGCGCCGGGATCGGCGTGGTCGCCGCACAGACGGCCACGACGGCGACTCCCGAGAACGGCACCGATCGGATCGAGCGGACGGTGACCGTCCGCGGGACTCTGGTCGTCTCCGTCACTGGCGACCTCTATCCGGGATCGGTCGTGACCGTCAGGGCCGCGATCGGATCTCGCCCCGTGCCGAACGCGACCGTCACACTCGACGGCGACCGGACGGGCCGGACCGACAGTTCGGGTCGTGCACGCGTCCGACTGCCAGAGTCCGGCGAGACCGTCCAGATCACAGTCGAGCGGGGCGACTTCGCGGGGACCCGCGAGATCGACATCGCCCACCTCCGGGCGTCGCTGTCGGCGGACCGCCTGCTCGCGACGCCGGGTGATCCGGCGACGATCCGGGTGACCGCGGGCGACGATCCCGTCCCCGACGCGACGGTCGAGTTGCGCGGTGCGGACGTCGCCAGGTCGGACGCCGACGGGACCGCTGCGGTGACACTCCCGGGCGATCCGTTCGCGACCTACCGGGTCAGCGGGGCCGACCAGACGACGCGGGTCGCGGTCTGGCCCACCTACCTTCTGACGGCGATCCTCGGGGTGATCCCCGTCGTGGCCGGGATCGGCGTGCTCGCGCTGGTGGGCCTGGCGGTCGCGTGGGGGCGGTCGGGGGCGCCCGACGCGATCTCGACGGTGGAGACGCCGCCCCCGACGCCCGACCTCGCGCCCGTCGAACACCCCGACCTGACTCGCGAACGCCTTCGCGAGCGGTATCGGGCGTTCGCTCGGCGGATCGCGCCTCGTGAGTGGGCGACGACGCCACCGGGAGCCATCGCCCGGCGTGCGATCGAAGCGGGCGAACCCGCCGACGCGGTCGCGACGCTCACTGCAGTGTTCCGCGAGATCGAGTACGGTGACCGCCCGCTCGACGCCGACCGGGCCGATCGGGCCGCCGAGGCCCTCGACCGCCTGGAGGAGCCATGA
- the hisC gene encoding histidinol-phosphate transaminase, with protein sequence MEPRDLSAHSVYRPGRGIEETARELGLDPDDLVKLSSNENPLGPSPAAVDAVRAAADQMHVYPTTSHTDLTAALAEEWDVSDAQIWLANGGDGALDYLARAMIEPGDRVLVPEPDFTYHAMSARYHHATVDSVPLVAEEEFRQTPDRIAGAVDDHRIVYLTRPHNPTGSTIDLESLRAIADRTGPETLVVVDEAYQRFADVTSAVELLSERDDVAVLRSFSKTYGMAGIRLGYAVVPEAWADAYAAINTPFAASELACRAGLAAIEDDEHLDRTLDLVEWARSYIREHLDAPTLPSGGNFVLAEVGDATSVTERARERGVLIRDCTSFGLEEYARISVGRREQLPDAIETLNDVLATVETTP encoded by the coding sequence ATGGAGCCGCGCGACCTCTCGGCGCATTCGGTCTATCGGCCGGGTCGCGGTATCGAGGAGACGGCCCGCGAGTTGGGCCTGGATCCCGACGACCTGGTCAAGCTCTCCTCGAACGAGAACCCCCTCGGCCCGAGTCCGGCGGCCGTCGACGCCGTCCGGGCGGCGGCCGATCAGATGCACGTCTACCCGACCACGAGTCATACGGACCTCACCGCCGCGCTGGCCGAGGAGTGGGACGTTTCCGACGCCCAGATCTGGCTGGCCAACGGCGGCGACGGCGCGCTTGATTACCTCGCACGCGCGATGATCGAGCCCGGCGACCGCGTGCTCGTCCCCGAGCCCGATTTCACGTATCACGCGATGAGCGCGCGATACCACCACGCGACCGTCGACAGCGTCCCGCTGGTCGCCGAGGAGGAGTTTCGCCAGACGCCCGACCGGATCGCCGGGGCCGTCGACGACCACCGGATCGTCTATCTCACCCGCCCGCACAACCCGACGGGGTCGACGATCGACCTCGAATCGCTCCGGGCGATCGCCGATCGAACCGGCCCTGAAACGCTCGTGGTCGTCGACGAGGCCTACCAGCGCTTCGCGGACGTGACGAGCGCCGTCGAGTTGCTCTCGGAGCGCGACGACGTCGCCGTCCTGCGGAGTTTCTCGAAGACCTACGGGATGGCGGGCATCCGCCTGGGGTATGCGGTCGTCCCCGAGGCCTGGGCCGACGCCTACGCCGCGATCAACACCCCGTTCGCGGCGAGCGAACTCGCCTGTCGGGCCGGCCTCGCCGCGATCGAGGACGACGAGCACCTCGACCGGACGCTCGATCTGGTGGAGTGGGCCCGCTCGTACATCCGCGAGCACCTCGACGCGCCGACGCTGCCCAGCGGCGGGAACTTCGTGCTCGCCGAGGTCGGTGACGCGACGAGCGTCACCGAGCGCGCCCGCGAGCGAGGCGTCCTCATCCGGGACTGTACCTCCTTCGGCCTCGAGGAATACGCCCGGATCTCCGTGGGCCGACGCGAACAGCTCCCCGACGCGATCGAGACGCTCAACGACGTGCTCGCGACCGTCGAGACCACACCATAG